Proteins encoded within one genomic window of Cellulomonas flavigena DSM 20109:
- a CDS encoding response regulator transcription factor, which yields MTARLLVVEDDEDLRVTLDEALTREGYRVTAVADGAQALTAAGLQDVDVVLLDRDLPVLGGDAVCRALVAAGHPARILMLTAAAAVSDRVRGLDLGADDYLPKPFAYAELSARLRALVRRDPVTADREPVVTVGDVTIDRARRTAERAGRPLRLTPKELDVLDALVRADGEFRTVEQLLDTVWEDPDERTRGVVKVVVYQLRRKLGFPGVVGYEPGFGYRIDVRG from the coding sequence GTGACGGCGCGGCTGCTGGTGGTCGAGGACGACGAGGACCTGCGGGTGACGCTCGACGAGGCGCTCACGCGCGAGGGCTACCGCGTGACGGCCGTCGCGGACGGCGCGCAGGCGCTCACCGCGGCGGGGCTGCAGGACGTCGACGTCGTGCTGCTCGACCGTGACCTGCCCGTGCTCGGCGGCGACGCGGTGTGCCGCGCGCTGGTCGCGGCGGGCCACCCGGCGCGGATCCTCATGCTGACGGCGGCCGCCGCGGTGTCCGACCGGGTGCGGGGCCTGGACCTCGGCGCCGACGACTACCTGCCCAAGCCGTTCGCGTACGCCGAGCTCTCCGCGCGGCTGCGTGCGCTGGTGCGTCGCGACCCCGTGACGGCGGACCGCGAGCCGGTGGTGACGGTGGGCGACGTGACGATCGACCGGGCCCGCCGCACCGCCGAGCGTGCCGGGCGGCCGCTGCGGCTGACGCCCAAGGAGCTCGACGTGCTCGACGCCCTCGTGCGCGCCGACGGGGAGTTCCGCACGGTCGAGCAGCTCCTCGACACGGTCTGGGAGGACCCCGACGAGCGCACCCGCGGGGTCGTCAAGGTCGTGGTGTACCAGCTGCGCCGCAAGCTCGGGTTCCCGGGGGTCGTCGGGTACGAGCCCGGCTTCGGCTACCGGATCGACGTGCGCGGGTGA
- a CDS encoding sensor histidine kinase translates to MRRWPVRARLAVLVALVATAAGVGVLLAQYLVVAHLLDAQVRTVAVGSGDVTGVVVGVRDTVLGGALAWSLAIVGVCALLAAVAGWWSAGRSLSRLRDVTRLARATSERDLHARLDLPGPDDEIKELGDTIDAMLARLQRGFEDRERFVADASHELRTPLAATRAALEAPLAQGRFPDDVVPDVRRALAANARSAALVAALLQLARGEVDPVACEVVDLAGTVEAVLDGYAERVAGRGLAVTVDLAPSVVRGDETLLARAVDNVLDNATRYTPAGGRVRVRVGTTDGRARLDVVNDGPTLTPQEAARLLEPFHRGGATGAGGHGLGLAIVRSIAVGHRGGAEVAPAGPGAVRTTVTLPLADR, encoded by the coding sequence GTGAGGCGCTGGCCGGTGCGGGCGCGGCTCGCGGTGCTGGTCGCGCTCGTGGCGACGGCCGCGGGGGTGGGCGTGCTGCTCGCGCAGTACCTCGTGGTGGCGCACCTGCTGGACGCGCAGGTCCGCACCGTCGCGGTGGGCTCGGGGGACGTCACGGGCGTCGTGGTGGGGGTGCGGGACACCGTGCTGGGCGGGGCGCTCGCGTGGAGCCTGGCGATCGTCGGGGTGTGCGCACTGCTCGCGGCCGTCGCCGGCTGGTGGTCGGCGGGCCGCTCGCTGTCGCGGCTGCGCGACGTCACGCGGCTCGCGCGCGCGACGTCGGAGCGCGACCTCCACGCGCGGCTGGACCTGCCCGGACCCGACGACGAGATCAAGGAGCTGGGCGACACGATCGACGCCATGCTCGCGCGGCTCCAGCGCGGCTTCGAGGACCGCGAGCGCTTCGTCGCCGACGCGTCGCACGAGCTGCGCACGCCGCTGGCCGCGACCCGCGCGGCGCTGGAGGCGCCGCTCGCGCAGGGGCGGTTCCCGGACGACGTCGTGCCGGACGTGCGGCGCGCGTTGGCGGCCAACGCGCGCAGCGCGGCGCTCGTGGCGGCGCTGCTCCAGCTCGCGCGCGGTGAGGTGGACCCGGTGGCCTGCGAGGTGGTGGACCTGGCGGGCACGGTCGAGGCGGTGCTCGACGGGTACGCGGAGCGCGTCGCGGGGCGGGGCCTCGCGGTGACGGTCGACCTGGCGCCGTCGGTCGTGCGCGGCGACGAGACGCTGCTCGCGCGTGCTGTCGACAACGTGCTCGACAACGCCACGCGGTACACCCCGGCGGGCGGGCGCGTGCGCGTGCGCGTGGGGACGACGGACGGGCGCGCGCGTCTCGACGTCGTCAACGACGGCCCCACCCTCACCCCGCAGGAGGCTGCGCGGCTGCTGGAGCCGTTCCACCGCGGGGGTGCCACGGGTGCGGGCGGGCACGGGCTGGGGCTGGCGATCGTCCGGAGCATCGCGGTGGGTCACCGCGGTGGTGCGGAGGTGGCCCCCGCCGGCCCCGGTGCCGTGCGCACGACCGTGACGCTGCCGCTCGCGGACCGCTGA
- a CDS encoding TrmH family RNA methyltransferase, translating into MTDVISSRSDPQVQRIDDLVRRPRAATKTLLVEDPEPLTHALGAGLEVLGVYALEGADVGPGLGAAARTRGVAIQEVAPAVWNELFRGERKPDVVGVARTPRPTSLADLAGRPGDVVVLDGVRIVGNVGAAVRTAYALGAAGVVLVDSDLAHPLDRRVVRASRGYVFSLPVVLATREEATAALRELDVPLVAFEAAGELGTGDLAALGERLALVFGSEKRGASAELTAGARTVSIPMRTAADSLNVSVAVGIALGARAVRNLAS; encoded by the coding sequence ATGACCGACGTGATCTCGTCCCGCTCGGACCCGCAGGTCCAGCGGATCGACGACCTCGTGCGCCGCCCGCGCGCGGCCACGAAGACCCTCCTCGTGGAGGACCCCGAACCACTGACGCACGCGCTCGGCGCGGGTCTCGAGGTGCTCGGCGTGTACGCGCTCGAGGGTGCGGACGTGGGCCCCGGGCTGGGGGCCGCCGCCCGGACGCGCGGCGTCGCGATCCAGGAGGTGGCGCCCGCGGTGTGGAACGAGCTGTTCCGCGGCGAGCGCAAGCCCGACGTCGTGGGCGTCGCGCGGACCCCGCGCCCGACCAGCCTCGCGGACCTCGCGGGCCGGCCGGGGGACGTCGTGGTGCTCGACGGCGTGCGGATCGTGGGCAACGTCGGCGCGGCGGTGCGCACGGCGTACGCGCTGGGCGCGGCGGGCGTCGTGCTGGTCGACAGCGACCTCGCGCACCCGCTGGACCGCCGCGTGGTGCGCGCGAGCCGCGGCTACGTCTTCTCGCTCCCGGTGGTGCTCGCCACGCGCGAGGAGGCCACCGCGGCGCTGCGGGAGCTCGACGTGCCGCTGGTGGCGTTCGAGGCGGCCGGCGAGCTCGGCACGGGGGACCTGGCGGCGCTGGGGGAGCGGCTCGCGCTGGTCTTCGGCAGCGAGAAGCGCGGGGCGTCGGCGGAGCTGACGGCCGGGGCGCGGACGGTGTCGATCCCGATGCGCACGGCCGCGGACTCGCTCAACGTGTCGGTGGCGGTCGGGATCGCGCTGGGGGCCCGGGCCGTGCGCAACCTCGCGTCCTGA
- a CDS encoding SRPBCC domain-containing protein yields MSTVAAPRSVVHSTFVVERAFDVPVARVWQAFADPVQKHEWFGTSDAWDTLEDTDDFRVGGTAVSEGEFHGGPLSRYVATYTDIVDEQRVVLTYDMWLDGVHISTSVATYELTADGPDRTSLRYTEQGTHLDGLDDPAGREQGMRGIFDTLAAYLAG; encoded by the coding sequence ATGAGCACCGTCGCCGCACCCCGCTCGGTCGTCCACTCGACCTTCGTCGTCGAGCGCGCGTTCGACGTCCCCGTCGCGCGCGTCTGGCAGGCCTTCGCCGACCCCGTGCAGAAGCACGAGTGGTTCGGCACCAGCGACGCCTGGGACACCCTCGAGGACACCGACGACTTCCGCGTCGGCGGCACCGCCGTCAGCGAGGGCGAGTTCCACGGTGGTCCCCTCAGCCGCTACGTGGCGACGTACACCGACATCGTCGACGAGCAGCGCGTCGTGCTCACGTACGACATGTGGCTCGACGGCGTACACATCTCCACGTCGGTGGCGACCTACGAGCTCACCGCCGACGGCCCCGACCGCACCTCCCTGCGCTACACCGAGCAGGGCACCCACCTCGACGGCCTCGACGACCCGGCCGGCCGCGAGCAGGGCATGCGCGGCATCTTCGACACCCTGGCGGCGTACCTGGCAGGCTGA
- a CDS encoding ABC-F family ATP-binding cassette domain-containing protein, with the protein MPHLLGADRVHLTLGTRTLLDGVSLGVDDGQRIGVVGPNGAGKSTLLRVLAGRQEPDSGRVTRAGGTRVALLDQRDELMTGTVLDAVHGDADAHEWASDARIRTVHAGLLADVALDARLDELSGGQRRRVALAALLVRDDEVLVLDEPTNHLDVEGVAWLASYLVERYARSNGALVVVTHDRWFLDAVCTRTWEVHDGVVDQYDGGYAAYVLARAERAQQAATTEAKRQNLLRKELAWLRRGAPARTSKPKFRIDAATALIADEPPPRDSLALARTATARLGKDVLDLEDVTYTLPDGRVLLDDVTWRLGPGDRYGVVGVNGAGKSTLLRLLTGRAQPTSGRVKRGKTVQVAELRQDVEDLDEVADLRVVEAVEREKSTVVVGGKELTASQLVERLGFTRERARTPVRDLSGGERRRLQLLRLLVAEPNVLLLDEPTNDLDTDTLAAVEDLLDGWPGTLVVVSHDRYLLERVCDRQVALLGDGRLRDLPGGIEEYLERRAAALAGGPGASGVGAAAAAAEAGDAPTVVEASSPPAPSAAEVRAARKEVQRIERRLERIAALESDLHDRMAAQATDHQAVLALDAELRALAAEREELEVAWLEAAETAG; encoded by the coding sequence ATGCCCCACCTGCTCGGCGCCGACCGCGTCCACCTCACCCTCGGTACCCGCACCCTCCTCGACGGCGTCAGCCTCGGGGTCGACGACGGCCAGCGCATCGGCGTCGTCGGGCCCAACGGCGCGGGCAAGTCCACGCTGCTGCGCGTCCTCGCGGGCCGCCAGGAGCCCGACTCCGGCCGCGTCACGCGCGCCGGCGGCACGCGCGTCGCGCTGCTCGACCAGCGCGACGAGCTCATGACGGGCACCGTGCTCGACGCGGTGCACGGCGACGCCGACGCGCACGAGTGGGCGTCCGACGCCCGGATCCGCACGGTGCACGCCGGCCTGCTGGCCGACGTCGCGCTCGACGCCCGCCTCGACGAGCTGTCCGGCGGCCAGCGGCGGCGCGTCGCGCTCGCGGCGCTGCTCGTGCGCGACGACGAGGTGCTCGTGCTCGACGAGCCGACCAACCACCTCGACGTCGAGGGCGTCGCGTGGCTCGCGTCGTACCTCGTCGAGCGGTACGCGCGCAGCAACGGTGCGCTCGTCGTCGTGACGCACGACCGCTGGTTCCTCGACGCCGTGTGCACGCGCACCTGGGAGGTCCACGACGGTGTCGTCGACCAGTACGACGGCGGGTACGCCGCCTACGTGCTCGCGCGGGCCGAGCGTGCGCAGCAGGCGGCGACCACCGAGGCCAAGCGGCAGAACCTGCTGCGCAAGGAGCTCGCGTGGCTGCGCCGGGGAGCGCCCGCGCGCACGTCCAAGCCCAAGTTCCGCATCGACGCGGCCACCGCGCTGATCGCCGACGAGCCGCCGCCGCGCGACTCGCTCGCGCTCGCCCGCACGGCCACGGCCCGGCTCGGCAAGGACGTGCTCGACCTCGAGGACGTCACCTACACGCTGCCCGACGGCCGCGTGCTGCTCGACGACGTGACGTGGCGGCTCGGCCCGGGGGACCGGTACGGCGTCGTCGGCGTCAACGGCGCCGGCAAGTCGACGCTGCTGCGGCTGCTCACCGGCCGCGCGCAGCCCACGTCCGGGCGCGTCAAGCGGGGGAAGACCGTGCAGGTCGCCGAGCTGCGGCAGGACGTCGAGGACCTCGACGAGGTCGCCGACCTGCGCGTCGTCGAGGCCGTCGAGCGCGAGAAGAGCACGGTCGTCGTCGGTGGCAAGGAGCTCACCGCGAGCCAGCTGGTCGAGCGGCTCGGGTTCACGCGCGAGCGCGCCCGGACCCCCGTGCGGGACCTGTCCGGCGGGGAGCGCCGCCGTCTGCAGCTGCTGCGGCTGCTCGTCGCCGAGCCCAACGTGCTGCTGCTCGACGAGCCCACCAACGACCTCGACACCGACACGCTCGCCGCCGTCGAGGACCTGCTCGACGGCTGGCCCGGCACGCTCGTCGTCGTCTCGCACGACCGGTACCTGCTCGAGCGCGTGTGCGACCGGCAGGTCGCGCTGCTCGGCGACGGGCGGCTGCGTGACCTGCCGGGCGGGATCGAGGAGTACCTCGAGCGGCGGGCCGCCGCGCTCGCGGGCGGGCCCGGCGCGTCCGGTGTCGGCGCCGCGGCTGCGGCGGCCGAGGCCGGTGACGCTCCGACGGTCGTCGAGGCGTCCTCGCCGCCCGCGCCCTCGGCCGCCGAGGTGCGCGCCGCCCGCAAGGAGGTGCAGCGCATCGAACGTCGGCTCGAGAGGATCGCCGCGCTCGAGTCGGACCTCCACGACCGCATGGCCGCCCAGGCCACCGACCACCAGGCGGTCCTCGCGCTGGACGCCGAGCTGCGTGCGCTCGCCGCCGAGCGTGAGGAGCTCGAGGTCGCGTGGCTCGAGGCCGCCGAGACCGCGGGCTGA
- a CDS encoding ArsR/SmtB family transcription factor codes for MTPGGTVPSGTADLDALFHALSDATRRAIVERLTHGAASVSTLAEPFAMSLPSVVQHLGVLERAGVVESEKTGRVRTYRLVPDATAPARAWLGRHRLPAEQRLDRLAEHLAGAPDA; via the coding sequence GTGACGCCGGGCGGGACGGTGCCGAGCGGCACCGCCGACCTCGACGCGCTGTTCCACGCGCTGTCCGATGCGACGCGCCGGGCGATCGTCGAGCGGCTCACGCACGGGGCCGCGTCGGTGAGCACGCTCGCGGAGCCGTTCGCGATGTCGCTGCCGTCGGTCGTGCAGCACCTGGGCGTGCTGGAGCGTGCGGGCGTCGTGGAGTCCGAGAAGACGGGCCGCGTGCGCACGTACCGCCTGGTGCCGGACGCCACGGCACCGGCGCGCGCGTGGCTGGGTCGGCACCGGCTGCCGGCGGAGCAGCGGCTGGACCGTCTCGCGGAGCACCTCGCCGGCGCGCCGGACGCCTGA